tcctctgctgtAGATTCAGAGTATTCTGAAAGGTCTTAGGCAGACCAATGGATTAACTCTGCCTGCCTATGGCAAAAGCCAGGTgagcctctctccttccttccttctctctcttgggCTATCGTTCTTCCCTGCTATCTTTTTCCCTTTTGTTATTTTACACCTGTCTCTTTCCTTCTACTTCACTCTCTCTTCAGCTCTCTTGTATCTGTCCCACTCCCTCCCTACTGTTTCTCTATCCCACCCCTTCTGTTTTTGCTCCTCTTCTCTCCCGCATGCTATTCCTTATGGTCACTGGTTGCTCATAAGTCATTTTGCTACAGTGAGAGAAGTGCTTGGTATTTATTTAGCCATTGTTGACTTACTAACATTCTACCAGTATTAAGCCTAGCTAAATGCTGGGTCAGTCCATCTGGCCGTGAGGTTTATAACTTCTGGACCTGATGTTTACTTTATTTACCATACTGGCATGTCTCCATCAGTGAAAACAAGATGTGTTCATGTGTGATTGTCCGTCCATGTGTTGTGATTGTGGTCTCTGACACTACCTTGTGTTCTAGGATATGATGTGggcatgtgtatgtgtgctgtGTATGTTTCCAAATTGCTATAACCACGCACTCTCTGGATGAGCACTGAAAAgtaatggctgtgtgtgttgctgcctCAGACCCACGTCCATGGGGAGGTGAGGGGGTCCCCAGTTACCCAGCTACTGGAGGACCCAAACGGAGAGACCGGCCGCGGCTCTCCTGTGTCTAACCCTGCTAGCTCTGCTACTAACCCTGGGTGTGCAAGCCAATCCCACAACACTGACCTGCAGCAGGTGTGTCCCTCcgtcagtcttctctctctctcggtctcagtgtctctctctctgggtctctctctctgggtctctctctctgggtctctctctctctgggtctctctctctctgggtctctctctctctgggtctctctctctctgggtctctctctctctgggtctctctctctctgggtctctctctctctgggtctctctctctctgggtctctctctctctgggtctctctctctctgggtctctctctctctgggtctctctctctctgggtctctctctctctgggtctctctctctctgggtctctctctctctgggtctctctctctctgggtctctctctctctgggtttctctctctctgggtttctctctctctgggtttctctctctctgggtttctctctctctgggtttctCTCTCGGTGGGTCTCTCTCTCGGTGGGTCTCTCTCTcggtgggtctctctctctctctctcggtgggtctctctctctcggtgtgtctctctctctctctctctcggtgtgtctctctctctctctctctcggtgtgtctctctctctctctctctctcggtgtgtctctctctctctctctctctcggtgtgtctctctctctctctctctctcggtgtgtctctctctctctctctctctcggtgtgtctctctctctctctctctctcggtgtgtctctctctctctctctctctcggtgtgtctctctctctctctctctctcggtgtgtctctctctctctctctctcggtgtctctctctctctctctctctcggtgtgtctctctctctctctctcggtgtgtctctctctctctctctctctctctctctctctctctctcggtgtgtctttctctctcggtgtctctctctctctgtctctctctctctctctctctcggtgtgtgtgtctctctctctctctcggtgtgtctctctctcggtgtgtgtgtttctctctctctctcggtgtgtctctctcggtgtgtctctctctctctctcggtgggtctctctctctctctcggtgggtctctctctctctctcggtgggtctctctctctctctctcggtgtctctctctctctctctctcggtgtctctctctctctctctctcggtgtgtctctctctctctctcggtgtgtctctctctctctctcggtgtgtctctctctctctctctctctcggtgtgtgtctctctctctctctcggtctctctctctctctctctctcggtgtgtctctctctctctctctctcgctgtgtctctctctctctctctctctctctcgctgtgtctctctctctctctctctcgctgtgtctctctctctctctctctctctctctctctcggtgtgtctttctctctcggtgtctctctctctctgtctctctctctctctctctctcggtgtgtgtgtctctctctctctctcggtgtgtctctctctcggtgtgtgtgtttctctctctctctcggtgtgtctctctcggtgtgtctcgctctctttctctcggtgtgtctctctctctctcgttttctctcggtgtgtctctctctctcgttttctctcggtgtgtgtctctctctctctctctgtgtgtctctctctcgtggtctctctctgtgtctctctctctcgggtctctctcggtgtgtgtgtctctctctcgggtctctcttggtgtgtgtgtgtctctctctctcggtgtgtctctctctcggtgtgtttctctctgtgtctctctctctcgggtctctctcggtgtgtgtgtctctctctcgggtctctctcggtgtgtctctctctctctcggtgtgtgtgtgtgtggctctctcggtgtgtttctctctctctcggtttgtctctctctcggttctctctctcggtgtgtctctcggtctttctctctcgctcggtctctctcggtgtgtccatctctctccctctcggtcggtatctctctctctctcggtgtgtctctctctctctctctctcggatagGCCTAGCTTACGTTTAACGTATTCACCTCCCTCAGTTTCACTCACAGCTatttcctctttctttctcttcttctctctgccgCAGAACTGCCCCCATGACGGTAATGAAAACCATGCGGACGAGAATAGGTTGGTCGCCTCGTCATCCAatgtacacccacacacacacctctcaatcCCTCTTCAGAATGAGTCTGTCCCCTGGTCCTCACTACCCCTTCTCTACCCTTCACTGCCCTGCCCCCCTCACCTGCAACTGTTGATCACACACACAGAATTAGAAGCACAGTTATGATGGCTGGCAGTGCAATTTGTCACATTGAATGCCCGAATACCCAATCAGACTGGTGTGTTCATTACCAAATAATACTGGGCTAATGTTGTGTtttttgttggtgtgtgtgtgtcaacagaCCCCTGTCATCCACAGAGAGCCTGCGGCAGCTCTCACAGCAGCTCAACGGTCTTCTCTCTGGGGTATGTACTTTATGGCCACAAAAAGGAGAAATTTGGCTTTTAAGATCCAGGCGACCCCTGAGATGTGCACATTGGATAAGTGCAAGCAGCTCACCCCAGTCTCTTACTTGCTTTGGATATTTGCTTGCTCCCAGTTTAGTACGTTGCATAATCAAGAGTGTTATTTGTGATACTCTCATTGGCTTTGAGAAGCTTGCTTTATTGTGGTTTGACTTGTACTGTTTTGTTTCTTTCCCGACCTATTCTAGTCATCCACCACCTATATAAATGGAGACAGTGCTCCCTCGCCAACCAATGAAAAAGAACTGGAGGTAAGTGACACATCACAACACCACACGTTGCTCCCTCGTCATGGACACGGTACACTGGGAAAAGCACTATAAAATGCTATCCATTTGTTCTGATCAGACAGACCCAGTCCCACTCTCCCCGAAGGTGCCCTTGTGGCCCCAGGTTATGTAGAGGTattctgtcctctgtccactctcAATCCACACaggcccctctcctctctcacaatCCCTCCATTCTTGTTCTCTGTGCAGGTATGTGACTGGCCTCGGCCACACAGCTCACATGACCACTTCCTGTTCCTGCCCTGCGTCCTGTCTCGGGTTAcacacacatgtactccacaTAAGTGATACTCATGATTAGAACTGAGTTTGTGTTGCATGGCTGAGACAACAATGCAATCTGAAAGATCGGCGCAGTCAGAACAGAGCAAATGTATGAATTGCTGTCCAGGCCTCCCCACTGTACCTTGCCCAGGCCCTGCAAACATACAACGTTTAatgcataaaaaatatatatattttgtctgCTCTATTCATATCTCTCTTGCTCTTGTCTGATAGTCCTCAGACCTCACCTGTTAGATTGCCTTGTAGATTGATGGAGTCTATATAGAGAATGGACTCTCTTCTGTTTGCAAATAATATTTTCAGGCATCATCTTTCCAAAGCCTTGATCTGAGCTAGCTATAGGTCCCTCTCACTAGGATTTTACAGGATACAACATTTTGTTACAGTGACTACTGGGTTGTGACTTGTTAAATTGGCTGAGATCACATTAGGGACTTGTATGTTCTTATTGTGGTCATGCATGTTATGTGGACTTCTAGAGAAACTGGGGTCATGTGAACCCATTAGATCTCATTAGATTACACTCTCCAGTCTGACCGTGTATTGCTGAACTCTTCACTAGTTACCCATCCTCACTGTGTATGACCTCTCTGAATACTAGTAGGATCAACAAGTACCTGCTGACATCTTTTTCTGTTTGTTAGGTGTTATGTACTTTCCCTGAGGGAGAAGGTGTTATGTACTTTCCCTGAGGGAGAAGGTGTTATGTACTTTCCCTGAGGGAGAAGGTGTTATGTACTTTCCCTGAGGGAGAAGGTGTTATGTACTTTCCCTGAGGGAGAAGGTGTTATGTACTTTCCCTGAGGGAGAAGGTGTTATGTACTTTCCCTGAGGGAGAAGGTGTTATGTACTTTCCCTGAGGGAGAAGGTGTTATGTACTTTCCCTGAGGGAGAAGGTGTTATGTACTTTCCCTGAGGGAGAAGGTGTTATGTACTTTCCCTGAGGGAGAAGGTGTTATGTACTTTCCCTGAGGGAGAAGGTGTTATGTACTTTCCCTGAGGGAGAAGGTGTTATGTACTTTCCCTGAGGGAGAAGGTGTTATGTACTTTCCCTGAGGGAGAAGGTGTTATGTACTTTCCCTGAGGGAGAAGGTGTTATGTACTTTCCCTGAGGGAGAAGGTGTTATGTACTTTCCCTGAGGGAGAAGGTGTTATGTACTTTCCCTGAGGGAGAAGGTGTTATGTACTTTCCCTGAGGGAGAAGGTGTTATGTACTTTCCCTGAGGGAGAAGGTGTTATGTACTTTCCCTGAGGGAGAAGGTGTTATGTACTTTCCCTGAGGGAGAAGGTGTTATGTACTTTCCCTGAGGGAGAAGGTGTTATGTACTTTCCCTGAGGGAGAAGGTGTTATGTACTTTCCCTGAGGGAGAAGGTGTTATGTACTTTCCCTGAGGGAGAAGGTGTTATGTACTTTCCCTGAGGGAGAAGGTGTTATGTACTTTCCCTGAGGGAGAAGGTGTTATGTACTTTCCCTGAGGGAGAAGGTGTTATGTACTTTCCCTGAGGGAGAAGGTGTTATGTACTTTCCCTGAGGGAGAAGGTGTTATGTACTTTCCCTGAGGGAGAAGGTGTTATGTACTTTCCCTGAGGGAGAAGGTGTTATGTACTTTCCCTGAGGGAGAAGGTGTTATGTACTTTCCCTGAGGGAGAAGGTGTTATGTACTTTCCCTGAGGGAGAAGGTGTTATGTACTTTCCCTGAGGGAGAAGGTGTTATGTACTTTCCCTGAGGGAGAAGGTGTTATGTACTTtccctgagggagagagagaaggtgttatGTACGTtccctgagggagagagagaaggtgttatGTACTTTCcctgaaggagagggagaaggtgtTATGTACTTTCcctgaaggagagggagaaggtgtTATGTACTTTCcctgaaggagagggagaaggtgtTATGTACTTTCCCTGAGGGAGAAGGTATTATGTACTTTCCCTGAGGGAGAAGGTGTTATTTACTTTCcctgaaggagagggagaaggtgtTATTTACTTTCcctgaaggagagggagaaggtgtTATTTACTTTCACATTAATGAGTTACTGTTTTGTATTTCTCCTCCCATCGCTGTTTTTCTTTTCCTtcaattctccctccctccccccccttttttttttttcttctttcgaTGCATGCTGCGTGCACGTCAGAGTCGAAACCAGGAGCTGGCAGCCGCACTGGACTCCAGCAACCTAACAAACAATCAGCTCAATACCAAGCTAGACCGGCTGGTAAGAGTGTGTGCTCGTGGGAGTTTGGCGTTCTGCCTTGTGTGGCAAATAACCCCTGACAGCCCCCATAGCAAGACTGACTGGCCACAGATTGACTAGCAAATGACGTAACACCCTGGATAAACAGCAGCTGCGCTGAGTGGTAGCACAGTCGGTTTTGTTTATTCACCTCATAAATAATTTCATTGCACTGCCCTGTTCCCATTGGTAACAGCCAAGCTTTTACATGCTCACCAAGATGGACACGCTGACTGAAATGAGGGAATGTTTAGACCAACTGCATTGATATTTCTTCTGGAGCCATCTTGCTAACAGCTAACCGTTGCTAACCCCACTGGCTAGGCTAATACGCTGCTGTGCTTCTCTTGAGTATGCGAGGGAGCTTCCTTGGTGCTCAACAGTGATTTAACTCTTGAAGAGCGAAAGGAGATGACatggtgtagggttagatgggTGACTTACTGGagatgttggggtggtggtttGAAGTCTATGAGgtggggatgatgatgatgatatggaTTTTTCCTCTGTCCTGTTTTGTCTGACAGACCGAGCAATCTCAGGAGCTCACAGATCAGCTGCAAAAGGTGAGCAGACTAAGGAAgactctctcattctctcgtcTCCCCCTCAGTGGACAATGACAGGATGTTTTCTGTGTGCTTTCTTTGATCAGGAGCGAAGAGAGTTTGAACAGAAGTGTGTGAAGGAGCAAGGAGCAATGCGGGAacagctacaggtacacacacacacacacagaaggaacTTCTTCAAGGTTTTTCATTCCCTCAGAGCACTTTTCTGAATCCATTTGAAGACCTTTGAAAGCAATTGTCAAATGTTCTCTCTGCAGTTCCAGATGTGTGCTATGTATCTGCCTTTGGGGTCAGCACACCATGCTGTTCCCTTTTTACCCAGGGATGCGAGCACTGATACACTGAATACTGTCTCATCATTGCAAATGAAACACAGCTTGATTTTTATCCAATATTTACAAATTGTATCATGCGAGGCTTCAATAACTGGTCTGTGTGTCTCTcgccctgtctgtctctcgccCTGTCTCGGTCTGTCCGTCCTCTCTCCCAGGTCCACATTCAGACCATCGGCATCCTGGTGTCAGAGAAATCAGAGCTGCAGACCGCTCTGTCGTACACACAGCAGGCTGCCCGCCAGAAAACAGGTGTGTTTTTTGGCGTGTAAGAAAGAGCCTGTGTGAGCAAGAGAAGGCATTTAATCGTCCAAGGCTGTGTTAATGTGTCTATGAATGTGAACGTGTTCAGTAATGTGATATATTGTGGTGTGTGTTCAGAGGAGGTGATAGAGAAAGAGATGGCGTtgatgtgtttaatatgaatGGGTGAGAGAGTCTATTTGTGTTactaagcgtgtgtgtgtgtgtgtgtgtgtgtgtgtgtgtgtgtgtgtgtgtgtgtgtttcaggggagGCTGAGGAGCTGAGTAACCGTCTCCAGGCCACCAAACAGAGAGTCTCTGAGCTGGAAAGaaccctgtcctctgtctccacACAACAGAAACAGTTtgacaaggtaacacacacacacacacactgaagaccgTTTGAGGAGGTAGTCTGCACGCTAGACTGATATTGCTACAGTTGAATGCTATGACCAATGACTATCGATTTGAGCTTTGCGGTAATGTCTAACAAATGATTGATGTTCTCTTGTATGTGCAGCATAACAAagagctagagaaagagagagacaacctgAGGCTAGAGGTGTACAGACTAAAGTAAGTCTTACCCTGAGTATGCTGACATTCTACTCCATGGCTGGCCTTTCCTTGTTTGATTTGTGGACTAGGTAGGGAAAGGAATATGGTGGATACCACACCTAGTCAGTTTGTGTGATTGTGATACATGGAGAGAGATGCCTGTCGTCTGCGGCGAGGTAAATCAGaggctctttgtgtgtgtgtgtgtgtgtgtgcacgttccTAGCTGACCCTCTGTCTCTGTGCAGTAGTGTGAGTGAGGAGGGGAGGCAGCAGAGTTcagagctgtcagagcagctcaagcTGAGGGTGAGCGAGAACAGTGCTATGAGACTGGACCTGGACGAGCTGCGCAAGAGACTGGAGATGACTGACGACATGCTGCAAcaggtaggcacacacacacacacacacggtgtctCTCACTTaatcactcacatacacacatccatTTGTTCTACAGTTGTTCAATTCTTTCTTTTTATTCCTAGTTTTCTAGTCAGTCAGGGCCTCCCAGTGCCAACCAGCAGATGCACTTACTACTGGAGGAGAAACTACAGATTGAGGCACACActgctcaggtgtgtgtgtgtgttagggttgaATACTTTCCCAGTATTTTATAAATGTTCCATCTCGAAAATAAATCACTTGACCCGGTATTTCCCGCCAAAACCGTAAGTGTCATTATAAagcattgggctcccgagtggcgcagcggtgtaaggcaatgcatctcagtgctggaggcgtcactacagacaccctggtttgaatccaggttgtatcacaaccggctgtggttgggagtcccgtagggcggccacaattggcccagcgtcatctgggtttggccggtgtaggtcattgtaaataagaagttgttcttaactgacttgcctagttaaataaagattaggTTTAATtaaaaaaggttaaattaaaaaattcAATATAAATACGCCTTTGTGTTTATTTGATTAGAGCTTTGGTTGAAAAATTCAAGCCTGGTGAGCaatacattaaagacatttaatgagcccaaggttaaaaagcccaaatgattgtgatccaatacatacagtgcctttggaaagtatttagaccccttgactttttccacatattgttacgttacagccttattctaaaatggattaaatcattttttcccctccacaataccccataatgacaaagcacaaacaggtttttagaaattttagcaaatgtatataattttgtctttttatttttttttatatcacattttacgtaagtattcagaccctttactcagtactttgctgaagcacctttggcagcgattacagcctcgagtcttcttgggtatgacgctacaagtttggaacacctgtatttggggagtttctcccattcttctctgcagatcctctcaaactctgtcaggttggatggggagtgttgctgcacagctactttcaggtctctccagagatgtttgatcgggtttaagtccaggctctggttgggccactcaaggatattcagagacttgtcctgaagccactcctgcgttgtcttggctgtgtgcttagggtcgttgtcctgttggaaggtgaaccttcgtcccagtctgaggtaccgagcgctctggagcaggttttcgtcaaggatctctgtacattgctccgttcatctttccctcgatcctaactattctcccaggccctgccgctgagaaacatccacacagcatgatgctgccaccaccatgcttcactgtagggatggtgccaggtttcctccagacgtgacgcttggcattcaggccagtgagttcaattttggtttcatcagaccagagaatcttgtcctttaggtgccttttggcaaactccaagcgggctgtcttttactaaggagtggcttccgtctggcccctctaccgtaaaggcctgattggtggagtgccgcagagatggttgtccttctggaagtttctcccatctccactgaaGAACTCTGGACCTCTGTCAGGGTGATCAtcaggttcttagtcacctccctgaccaagtcccttcttccccgattgctcagtttggccgagctgtcagctctaggaaaagtcttggtggttccaaacttcttccatttaagaatgatggagtccactgtggggaccttcaatgctgcagacattttatggtacccttccccagatctgtgcctcgattaaaatcctgtttcggagctctacggacaattccttcgacctcatggcttggtttttgctctgacatgcactgtcaactgtgggaccttatgtcgacaggtgtgtgcctttccaaatcatgtccaaccaattgaatttaccacaggtggattccaatcaagttgtagaaacatctcaaggatgatcaatagaaacaggatgcacctgaactcaatttcgagtctcatagcaaagggtctgaatacttatataaataaggtttTTTATTTgtcataaatgtgcaaaaatgtctaaacctgttttcacttgatgaggatatatatctatctatctttttcatctattttacaataaggttgtaacgtaacaaaatatggaaaatttcaagagttctgaatactttcctaatgcactgtagctctacatgcattgtgatctgcgctccatactgagatgggctgtctgtccccaccctgagcgttGATGATTCAGAGGACCCAGATTTAGACATGgcatataatttaacagttcGAATTTCACGCATGCTGTAATTTGTTATGATGTACCAGTCAATACACAAAGTTATTTATCCTGGGTAAAAGGGAGTGGTTGTGGCTGGTAAATCTCGGTACTGTGTTCCCGCCAttcaaccctgtgtgtgtgtgtgtgtgcctctctttAAAGTTTTGACTGCCACGCCATTGTGTTAAAGATCTCTTTTGGTGTCATCTGTAGTTAATGGAGTCGGTGGCCcagctgcagacagagagagaccgctACGCTGAGCAGATCCAGGAGGAGGGACAAGTTTGGAAGGACAAGACGGAGCAGCTGCTCTCTCAGGTACACTATGCTACCACCCCATTAGCACAACCTATAGAGGCGGCACAGCCCTGGACGTAACGCTATAAATACCTAGtcacgggcctcccgggtggcacagtggtctagggcactgcatcgcagtgctagctgcgccaccagagtctctgggttcgcgcccaggctctgtcgcagccggccgcgaccgggaggtccgtggggcgacgcacaattggcatagcgtcgtccgggttagggagggtttggccggtagggatatccttgtctcatcgctctcCAGCGACTCTTGTTGCGGGCCGTGCGCAGTGCGCGcgaaccaagggggccaggtacacggtgtttcctccgacacattggtacggctggcttccgggttggaggcgcgctgtgttaaagaagcagtgcggcttggttgggttgtgcttcggaggacgcatggctttcgaccttcgtctctcccgagcccgtacgggagttgtagcgatgagacaagatagtaattactagcgattggataccacgaaaattggggagaaaatgggagaaaattaaaaataaaaatacctaGTCACTTTAAGGTTGAGTTGATTGACGTGTGTCCTGTGAAGGTGACACTAgtagcagaggagagagacaggagcatCAGTCAGATCCAGGAGCTTGAAGCCCACATCACAGACCTGAAGCACACTGCAGGTGAGACACACAGCTACCCTCCTCGGTTTGCACGTCAATTCTCAAAAAGACCAACTTACTGCGTTGACCCTCCCCATCCTGTCAATCATTATCATTAAAATATTTGCATTGCCGTAAGGACTTTCCTTTCCTCCCCAGCCCTTTTGTCCCAGGAGAGAGGGGCCCAGGCGGAGCCCCAGCCCTCAGGGCCCTCGGAGAGTGAATTGGCCCTCCAGGAGGCCCTCGGCAgcctgcagcaggagagagactCGCTCAACTCACAGTTCCAAGCCCAGGtgatgaccacacacacactgccaggcaATAAtaacacacactgtgtgtgtcacACTCCTCAGTGAAGTTGCACTCTGAACACTTTCTCATCAGAGCATAGACTGATAAGATGAATTATGGGGTGGGTTGGTGCTGGTCTAGAATGAAATCCTGCACACCCTGTTCATCCCTGTTGTGTCTCACAACTGAAAACTCACTGTTCTCTGGCCTCCCTTCTCTGTTAATAGCTGCGTGACAATGAGCAGCTGAGTCGCATGTGCTCGGAGCAGGAGTCCCGTCTCTCGGAGCTGGAGCGCCATGCGGAGCTCGGGGCTGAGGATGCAGAGGACCGCAGGCGCATGCTGGAGGACGTGCAGAGTGACAAGGCCACCATCAGCCGCGCCCTGGCCCAGAACCGCACCCTTAAAGACCAACTGGCTGAGCTGCAGAACGGCTTCGTCAAACTGGTAATGAGGAGTGGTACCTTTTTTACTCTCCTGTTTACTTATGTGAAGTAATCACTGATCTGCCAGGTTTTATTAGTGTTTAAACATGGAATATGTGGAAACGCATCTTCAGTTATCCAGCCACATTCAGATCGGTGGTGACCTCATGAATGTGTTGAATGTCTCTGTGGTCCTAGACCAATGAGAACATGGAGCTGACCACTGCTCTGCAGTCAGAGCATCACGTCAAGAAGGAGCTGGGACGCAGGATGGGACAACTACAGGAGGACCTGCACAATGTCAAGGAGCAGGTAGGGACACGCGGGCACACACATGTCATGGTGAACAGGTACAGGAACAGCATATAGACACTCGCACGTCTCTTCCATCCCTAGTTGGATTTGAAGTCGCAGGAGTACCAGGCACTGCTGGAGCAGCGGGACCAGGTAGTGGCCAACCTACAGCAGTACTCTGCAGGCTATACAGCCCTGGCTTCAGAGCGAGAGCAGCTCCACAGACAGTACCTGCAGCAGAGCCAGCTGATGGACCGGCTGCAGCATGACGAGACCCAGGGAAGGGTTCAGTTGGAGATGAGCCACAAACAGCTGGAGCAATACCAGGTCAGGGACGGACACACACGCATGTAGTCACATATCcccgaatacacacacacagtcgcacaTGAAGAgacgcacacgtacacacagtgTCTGTGTTGACCCCTCTGGCGCCTTCTGCAGGAGAGGCTGGAGCAGTTGTCCAGAGATAACGAGCAGTTGAAGGCTGAAGTCACAGAGCTGCTCAACAGCTCAGCCCTGGCCACACTCCCCAGAAACCAGGGAGACGGAGTGGAGAGCCAATCCCTGCCAGAGAGCCCACAGAAGTCCTCGATCGCTATCCCAGAAGACTTTGAGAGCCGCGAGGAGATGGTGAGGAGAAAATACCTATCAGTGGGATCTAGTGTTCCCAAATGCTGTAGAGAATCCTACATCGAGGATTTCCAAAGTATTTCTCAGATAATTGTCTCTGAAGAATAATTCCTCcctttcgtctctctctctctcaggaggagTTTGTGCGCGGTGCGGTGGCGCGTGTGGAGGCAGAGCGAGACGAGGTGAGGAGCagactggaggaggagaggagactgcaCTTCGCTACCAGACACCAGGCTGCAGCACTCAGCATAGAGCGCCACAGTCATGACCACGACCACGGTCAGTGCCACGGTCACAGCCATGATGACCACAGTCACCTTGAACataca
The Salvelinus fontinalis isolate EN_2023a chromosome 10, ASM2944872v1, whole genome shotgun sequence DNA segment above includes these coding regions:
- the LOC129864127 gene encoding golgin subfamily A member 2-like isoform X1 (The sequence of the model RefSeq protein was modified relative to this genomic sequence to represent the inferred CDS: added 269 bases not found in genome assembly), translated to MADQSRQIKLAAAKKKLKEFQQKSSPASGGEGGPGAKKTRKVKGGSQPDTPSADRHSPDNIQSILKGLRQTNGLTLPAYGKSQTHVHGEVRGSPVTQLLEDPNGETGRGSPVSNPASSATNPGCASQSHNTDLQQNCPHDGNENHADENRPLSSTESLRQLSQQLNGLLSGSSTTYINGDSAPSPTNEKELESRNQELAAALDSSNLTNNQLNTKLDRLTEQSQELTDQLQKERREFEQKCVKEQGAMREQLQVHIQTIGILVSEKSELQTALSYTQQAARQKTGEAEELSNRLQATKQRVSELERTLSSVSTQQKQFDKHNKELEKERDNLRLEVYRLNSVSEEGRQQSSELSEQLKLRVSENSAMRLDLDELRKRLEMTDDMLQQFSSQSGPPSANQQMHLLLEEKLQIEAHTAQLMESVAQLQTERDRYAEQIQEEGQVWKDKTEQLLSQVTLVAEERDRSISQIQELEAHITDLKHTAALLSQERGAQAEPQPSGPSESELALQEALGSLQQERDSLNSQFQAQLRDNEQLSRMCSEQESRLSELERHAELGAEDAEDRRRMLEDVQSDKATISRALAQNRTLKDQLAELQNGFVKLTNENMELTTALQSEHHVKKELGRRMGQLQEDLHNVKEQLDLKSQEYQALLEQRDQVVANLQQYSAGYTALASEREQLHRQYLQQSQLMDRLQHDETQGRVQLEMSHKQLEQYQERLEQLSRDNEQLKAEVTELLNSSALATLPRNQGDGVESQSLPESPQKSSIAIPEDFESREEMEEFVRGAVARVEAERDEVRSRLEEERRLHFATRHQAAALSIERHSHDHDHGQCHGHSHDDHSHLEHTVSGSEGVAVEVHEALYVAMERLQQRFTSLMQEKADLKERVEELEHRCIQLSGETDTIGEYITLYQNQRAIMKQKHMEKEQYISMLAQDKEEMKAKLAELQDLVMRLVGERNEWYSLYTGALASAAANPDLLPAGEELVQAHHTHRRMELNAVDGQESADVSSAVKPDSTDPPHGGPSDQGQGLPPDSQALMRPQEDGTTRQIMQLLQEIQNPQGPRSVPFLGDNPCVPFFYRPDEQDEVKILVV